Proteins from a genomic interval of Vicinamibacterales bacterium:
- a CDS encoding HAD family phosphatase, with the protein MEKAVLWDLDGTLVDSEEYHWLSWRDTLQLEGIALTYDRFLASFGQRNDRILGAWLGPDADPARVQRIGDAKEAEYRRLAEVHGLQPLPGAREWLAALRAAGWKQAIASSAPGANVEVMLRVLGLTGYLDAIVAAEDVAIGKPDPQVFLKAAAKVGIPPGRCIVVEDAAAGVEAARRAGMKSIGVAKNGPLAADVVVMSLADLEADAFDKLLASRSPA; encoded by the coding sequence ATGGAGAAGGCAGTTTTGTGGGATCTCGACGGCACGCTCGTGGATTCCGAGGAGTATCACTGGCTCTCCTGGCGCGACACGCTGCAGCTCGAGGGGATCGCGCTCACGTACGATCGATTCCTGGCCAGCTTCGGCCAGCGCAACGATCGCATCCTCGGCGCGTGGCTCGGCCCGGACGCCGACCCGGCGCGCGTGCAGCGGATCGGGGACGCCAAGGAGGCGGAGTACCGCCGCCTCGCCGAGGTCCATGGGCTCCAGCCGCTGCCGGGCGCGCGCGAATGGCTCGCTGCGCTGCGCGCCGCGGGATGGAAGCAGGCGATCGCCTCGTCGGCGCCCGGGGCGAACGTCGAGGTGATGCTCCGCGTGCTGGGACTGACGGGCTATCTCGACGCGATCGTCGCCGCGGAAGACGTCGCCATCGGCAAGCCGGATCCCCAGGTGTTCCTGAAGGCCGCCGCGAAAGTCGGGATCCCGCCGGGCCGCTGCATCGTCGTGGAGGATGCCGCCGCCGGCGTCGAGGCGGCGCGCCGCGCGGGGATGAAGAGCATCGGCGTCGCGAAGAACGGTCCGCTGGCGGCGGACGTGGTCGTCATGTCGCTGGCCGATCTCGAGGCCGACGCGTTCGACAAGCTGCT
- the araD gene encoding L-ribulose-5-phosphate 4-epimerase AraD, with amino-acid sequence MTRRELQEAAFLANRALAETGLVMGTFGNVSAGNHGIGELAIKPSGVRYEDLTPEQMVVVSLDTGQVLAGTLRPSSDTPTHRELYRAFPSIGGVVHTHSEYATAFAQARQPIRCMGTTHADYFCADVPVTRPMTREEVEQDYERNTGLVIVEAVTAAGGADAMGAILVANHGPFTWGATPIDAIERAEVLEYLARLEWRVRALAPDAPRPDGFLVDKHFRRKHGPSAYYGQLPKGVRPRSDP; translated from the coding sequence ATGACCCGGCGCGAACTGCAGGAGGCGGCGTTCCTGGCGAATCGCGCCCTGGCGGAGACGGGGCTCGTGATGGGCACCTTCGGCAACGTCTCGGCAGGGAATCACGGCATCGGGGAGCTCGCGATCAAACCCAGCGGTGTGCGCTACGAGGATCTCACGCCGGAACAGATGGTCGTCGTCTCGCTGGACACGGGGCAGGTGCTCGCCGGCACGCTGCGTCCATCGTCCGACACGCCGACGCATCGCGAGCTCTATCGCGCGTTCCCCTCGATCGGCGGCGTCGTGCACACCCACTCGGAATACGCGACCGCGTTCGCCCAGGCGCGGCAGCCGATTCGCTGCATGGGGACGACGCATGCGGACTACTTCTGCGCTGACGTTCCGGTGACCCGCCCGATGACGCGCGAGGAAGTGGAGCAGGACTACGAGCGGAACACGGGCCTGGTGATCGTCGAGGCGGTCACCGCCGCCGGCGGCGCGGATGCCATGGGCGCGATCCTCGTGGCCAATCACGGCCCCTTCACCTGGGGGGCCACGCCCATCGACGCGATCGAGCGCGCCGAAGTGCTCGAGTATCTCGCCCGCCTGGAATGGCGCGTCCGCGCGCTGGCGCCCGACGCGCCGCGTCCGGACGGTTTCCTCGTCGACAAGCACTTCCGCCGCAAGCACGGCCCGTCCGCGTACTACGGGCAACTGCCAAAAGGGGTCCGACCCAGGTCTGACCCCTGA